A portion of the Eulemur rufifrons isolate Redbay chromosome 30, OSU_ERuf_1, whole genome shotgun sequence genome contains these proteins:
- the LOC138378589 gene encoding diphosphoinositol polyphosphate phosphohydrolase 3-beta gives MKCKPNQTRTYDTEGFKKRAACLCFRSELEDEVLLVSSSRYPDRWIVPGGGMEPEEEPSGAAVREVYEEAGVKGKLGRLLGVFEQNQDRKHRTYVYVLTVTELLEDWEDSVSIGRKREWFKIEDAIKVLQCHKPVHAEYLEKLKLGGSPTNENSVAPTLPDSDP, from the coding sequence ATGAAGTGCAAGCCGAACCAGACGCGGACCTACGACACGGAGGGGTTCAAGAAGCGGGCGGCGTGCCTGTGCTTCCGGAGCGAGCTGGAGGACGAGGTGCTGTTAGTGAGTAGCAGCCGGTACCCGGACCGCTGGATCGTGCCGGGCGGGGGCATGGAGCCCGAGGAGGAGCCGAGCGGTGCGGCTGTCCGAGAGGTGTACGAAGAGGCGGGAGTCAAGGGGAAGTTAGGCCGGCTCCTGGGCGTCTTCGAGCAGAACCAAGATCGCAAGCACAGAACGTACGTGTATGTACTGACTGTCACTGAGCTGCTGGAGGATTGGGAAGATTCGGTTAGCATTGGGAGGAAGCGAGAGTGGTTCAAAATCGAAGATGCCATCAAGGTTCTCCAGTGCCACAAGCCGGTGCATGCCGAATATCTGGAAAAACTAAAGCTGGGCGGTTCCCCAACCAATGAAAACTCCGTGGCCCCGACCCTGCCAGATAGCGATCCCTAG